The following DNA comes from Brassica oleracea var. oleracea cultivar TO1000 chromosome C5, BOL, whole genome shotgun sequence.
CACCAGACGTGCAAGACGAGTAAGGAAAGCTTTTGTAGTATCAGAAATGGAGGAAGCAGCAAAAAGAAATATGTTCTCATGAAATATGGCATGTCTGGAAATGAAAATACAATTAATTTGAAGATCAAGAACTTGATACCCTTTATAACCTATGGGATAACCTATAAAAACACAAGCCTTATCTTGAGAATCAAAATTGGTTCTACCCTTTAGAGAAGTACTTTTGTAACAAAGACACCCGAAGCTCTTAAGAGACTGATAATCAGGAATCCTATCCATGAGTACTTGAAAGGGATATTAGTTATGAGAAAAACTGTTGTCAAGATACACTCACCCCAATACTTTAAAGGAATATTAGATTGCAAAAATAAGGCTCTAGCAACATTGAGAAGATGTTGGTCTTTTTGTTCTACAACTGAATTTTGTTGTGGTGTTTCAAAACATGAATGAAAGGAAAGAATACCCTTTGACTGATAAAAGTTGGTAAAGAATAACTCAGAAGCATTATTAAACCTAACATACTTAATAGTTTTACTAAATTTAGTTCAACCATTGTAATGAATGCAAGAGACACAGTAAAAACATCAGATTTGGCTTTTAAAAGGTATATCCAAGTGGCACAACTGTATTATCAACTATGGTTAAGAAATATCTATAACACTCATGTGTAATAACAGAGAAAGAGCCCCAAACATCAATGTGAATTATGTCAAAAATATTCTTACTAGTGTGACTATCATATGAAAAAGTAAACGCTTTTGTTTAGCTTTAGGACAGACATCACAATGAAAAAAATCCAGATTTATTTGTTTTATTCAATGATAAAGTTCAGACATATTATCAATCTTAGCCCTAGAAGGGTGTCCTAGACGATTATGCCAAGTATAACTATCAATTATTGAAGAGCAAACAACATTGTTCTGATTATTAAGAAAAGCAGGAATTAAAAATCTTGAATCAAGAACATATAGAGGTTGTGAACTTGTCTACCCTTGCCAATCATCAACTCATGTGTAAGATCATGTGTAAAGCAATCATTTGAAGTGAAACCAACCATATAATCTGTATCCTTAGTCAAAGAACGAATACTCAACGAGTTAAACGAAACTTAGATATATATATAAACCATTTTTAGTCTTATGTTATCACCGCTGTTCGGAAATTCGCTAGGCGTTATCCGTACGATCGGGTTGGGCCTAGTGCCTAATGAAAAAAGAAGGCATTATTCCAAGATTAATCGGCGATCAATTTTAGGTGTTTTTTAATTTTTTAATAAGTTATATATAATACTTAAATTTATACAAAAAAACCTAAGATATGCGTGTGGTCTGGTGGTCATACCGACGTTGAGTGCAACAGAGTTTGAGTTCAAATAGCGCAAGTGTATATTTTTGCTATTTATTTTTTATGAGTAACAAAATGTTAATATTCTCTTCTTCTTCCTCTGAAGAAGTCTTAAGGGTTTACGATTTCTCTGTAACTTTTTTTACAACCGCCATTAAAATTTTCATAGAATCCTTCATCTTTTCACTTTTTTTAATTGTTTTTCAACCTTCAAATTGTATATCTATCCTATATTAATCGATTCTGAAATCCAAAATAGCAAAAGAAAAAAAAAACCAAAATTTTCGAATCATTCTGTATAATCAACCGATTATAGCAAATCGCGACATGAGGTTCCCGTGGAAAGTTTAACCGTCGGAAACGCGGCCGCATTAACCACGTTTTAGAACAGGGTTATCACTTTTAATTGGACCTATTCCAATAATGCTCACAAAGTTTCCTGTTGATAAGGTAACAAAGATATTCAATAGGGATTTTGGGATGTTAAAAAGAGTCTTATCGTGACAAACATGATGTGTAGCATCCGAATCTAAAACCCAAGACTCACTTGAAACCAAAGTATTTCCAGAAGATAGAGCTGAAGGCATACCAATGAGAGAAAAAGTATCTAGAGGTAGGAAAGTATCAGATGCTTTCCAAGCCGTTGGTAGAGCTGACGGAGAAGGAAGAAGTCCATCCTTTGATGATGCAGTGCCATTGTTGTGAAGTTGAGAACTAAAGGAAGCGATGAACTGTTTCATATGTTCTGGAGTAAGAGAAGGTGATCTTGAAGATGTTACGACATCTAGATTATTCTGTTCAGTCTGAGTGGTTATGATCGCATTAGCAGAACATGAAGTGTTCTAAGGATATGTTTTTCTTTGGAGGATAAAAATTCATTTTATTTAAGACTCGGAGGATATCCAGAATCTTGTAACATCGATCAACCACATGACCAACACCACTACAGTGTGTGCATACTGGAAAAGATTGATCATAGTGTGAATTAGAGGAAACTTGGAAAGTAACAATATCAACTCCAGTGTGAGAAGAATTCCTTGCAGACCTCACTATCTTCTACGATCGCAATACTTATATGAACATATTTGTATAACTTGGAAAGTAACAATATCACAGATTGATTTGAATACCATGAAGCATCATGGGAAGGAACATAGTTCGTATAAGTATTGCGATCTATTAGTACTGATTTTCTGGAGTTGGTTATGTACTTCGAAGTACACTTTTGTTTTCCTATTCTAAGTGAAAATAAAGATGAATCGGTAGGATTAAAGATGAATTTGAAGAAGACAATGAATAATTTCAGCTAACGAAGACCGTGAGATAAAGACAACGAATAGAGCGGAAGATGATAAGACGATGAACGAAGACGATGATTGAAGATCGGAGATGATAGGAGATGATCGGAGATCGGAGATGATAGGAGATGATCGGAGATCGAGAAAGCGGTGATTGGAGGTTGAGAAAGAGATTATCGGAAGTTGAGCTTGCTCTGATACCATATTAAAGAAAGAGAATGAAATAGAAATATCTTCATTAAACATTAAGTGTGTACATGTTGAAGTATTTACACTCATACATTCACTACAAGAAAACACGGACAATACTGACGGAAAAACCGACCGAAAAAAATCTGTCAGGATTTTCCAACGGAATTCCGACGAAAACTTGTCGGAAATATATTTCGGTAAATTCGTCGGAACTGCGTCGGAAAATCCTGACAGAATACATTCGTCGGTATTTCGTCATACGATCCCGACAGAAAACCGACAAAAAACTGACAAATATATGACCGTTGCAAAAAATTGACACTTACCGACGAAATACCGACGGCATACCGACCATGAAAGAATTCGGTCATAATTCCGTCGGTTTTTCCGACGGAATACCGACGGATTGAACAGCCGTTATACTTCCCGACTGAAAACCGACGAATTTGCAGCCGTTGCACTTCCCGACGAAATACCGACGGATTATGTAGCCGTTAGTATCCGTTTAAATTACCGACGGAACGCCGACGGGTTTAGGACGTTAATTTAGCCGTTATGATTCCCGACGGAATACCGACGAATATTTTCCGTCGGAAAGATTTCCAATTCATTATAAATACGACCTCTCCTTCATTCATTGAAATCACAACAAAACAATATAAATTATGGGTACTCCTTATAATTTCCGTTCTTGGTTAGATCAACCTCATATGGATCCAAATACAAATTTACTTACGGAGGAATACGCACGTGGTATTCAAGAATTCATGGGGGTGGTTCAAAGTCAACCGGAAGCAAGAACAAGTAAGTATTTATTATGTCCATGTTCTACTTGTAAGAATAATATCCGTGTCAAAAAAATGGAAGTATGGAGTCATTTATATTTGAAAGGATTTACACGTGGTTATAAGATTTGGTATCTTCATGGAGAAAGATTTGAGTATGGTAGTAGTAGCGAACCTCAAACTGCCGATAGGTTAGATGAACCTACCACGGATGTAGATTTTGGGATAGGGACTGTTCAGATGGTATATGATGCATATGGAGAAAATTTACCGTCGGGTGAAGAGGAAGGAGATAGACAAGAACAACCCAATGTAGAAAATTTCCCATGTGAAGAGGAAGGAGAACGAGAACAACCCAATCTAGAAGCCAGAAGATTTTTTGAAATGTTAGATGCAGCTAAGCAGCCATTGTATCAAGGATGTAAAGATGGGCATTCACCTTTATCATCCGCAAGTCGATTGATGGCGCTAAAGACTGACTATAATTTGGCTGAAGAATGTGTGGATGCGATTGCAGATTTTGTTAAAGATGTTCTTCCTGAAGATAATCTTGCACCTGGCTCATATTATGAGGTACAAAAATTGGTCGCTGGTCTTGGCTTACCATATCAGGTGATAGATGTATGCATCGATAACTGCATGATTTACTGGAGAGCAGATGAGAACAGGGAGAGATGTAAATTCTGTCGGAAACCTCGTTATCAGGATACGACTGGAAGAGTTCCGGTGCCATACAAACGAATGTGGTATTTGCCGTTGACTGAAAGATTAAAGAGGTTATATCAGTCTGAACGAACAGCAGAACCAATGAGATGGCATGCTGAGCACTTAACAAATGGTGAGATAACACATCCTTCCGATGCAGAGGCGTGGAAGCATTTTCAATCAACATATCCAGAATTTGCATCTGAGGTAAGAAATGTGTATCTTGCATTATGCACAGATGGTTTCAGTCCATTTGGAAAGCATGGAAGACAATATTCATTGTGGCCGGTAATCTTGACACCTTACAACTTACCACCACATTTGTGTATGCGACGGGAGTTTTTGTTCCTCTCAATTCTCGTTCCCGGGCCAGATCATCCTAAGAGATCACTGGATGTGTTTCTTCAGCCATTGATATATGAGCTGCAATTATTATGGGAGCACGGTGTTCATACATACGATGTTTCGCGGAAAGAGAATTTTCAGATGCGAGCAGTACTTATGTGGACAATAAGTGATTTTCCAGCATATGGTATGTTATCTGGATGGACCACGCATGGGAGGCTATCATGTCCTTATTGCCAAGACAACACAGATGCTTTCCAACTAAAAAATGGTCGGAAAACGTGTTGGTTTGACTGTCACAGGAGATTTCTACCACACGATCATCCATATCGTAAGAGTAAGACATTGTTTACAAAGAACAAGAGGGTGTTTGACAGTCCACCTGAAGAAGTAAGTGGCAAAAAGTTGAAGGAACAATTAAGAGATTTTGGTGCAGATAGAACGCCAGACGTGGGTGGAAACGGACATGAACCGATTTATGGTGTAGGGGAAAATCATAATTGGCATAAGAAGAGTATCTTCTGGGATTTGCCCTATTGGGAGACTCATTTGTTGCGGCACTGTTTAGATGTCATGCATATTGAGAAGAACTTTTTCGACAATTTGATGAACACCATCCTTGATGTCCAAGGCAAGACGAAGGATAACTTGAAGTCAAGACTGGATTTGGTTGATATTTGTGCTCGTCCCGAACTTCATGTTGATGAGCACGGTAAAGGTCCTATTCCCATATATCGACTGGATGCAACTGCAAAAGAAGAGTTTTTTGATTGGATAACACACAGTGTTAAATTTCCAGACGGTTATGCATCAAGTTTGCGTAATTGTGTTGACAAAAGTGAAGGGAAGTTTACTGGCTTGAAGAGCCATGATTGTCATGTAATGATGCAGCGCCTCCTTCCTTTTGCGTTTTCCGCACTATTGCCACGAAATGTCCACGAAGCAACCGCAGGTACTTTAAAATTTAACATAGTTAAATTAATTGTCATATTATTTTTTAATGCTTATATATATATATATATGCTTATGGAATTTGTTTTCTTCGTGTATGTAGGGATAAGTGCTTTCTTCCGTGATTTATGCTCGAGATCACTCACATCAGATGGTATCCGCAATTTGGAAGTTAAAATACCGGTGATCCTATGCAACCTCGAGAAGATATTTCCTCCATCATTTTTTGATGTTATGGAGCATCTTGCTATTCATCTTGCGAGAGAAGCGGCACTCGGTGGTCCCGTGCAGTACAGGTGGATGTATTTGTACGAACGGTTTATGTTTCATCTGAAGAAGAAGGTCAAGAATTTAAGCAAGGTGGAGGGATCAATAGTGGCTCAGTGCATCAATGAGGAAACCTCAAACTTTGCTGAATACTACTTTCCAT
Coding sequences within:
- the LOC106343773 gene encoding uncharacterized protein LOC106343773 yields the protein MGTPYNFRSWLDQPHMDPNTNLLTEEYARGIQEFMGVVQSQPEARTSKYLLCPCSTCKNNIRVKKMEVWSHLYLKGFTRGYKIWYLHGERFEYGSSSEPQTADRLDEPTTDVDFGIGTVQMVYDAYGENLPSGEEEGDRQEQPNVENFPCEEEGEREQPNLEARRFFEMLDAAKQPLYQGCKDGHSPLSSASRLMALKTDYNLAEECVDAIADFVKDVLPEDNLAPGSYYEVQKLVAGLGLPYQVIDVCIDNCMIYWRADENRERCKFCRKPRYQDTTGRVPVPYKRMWYLPLTERLKRLYQSERTAEPMRWHAEHLTNGEITHPSDAEAWKHFQSTYPEFASEVRNVYLALCTDGFSPFGKHGRQYSLWPVILTPYNLPPHLCMRREFLFLSILVPGPDHPKRSLDVFLQPLIYELQLLWEHGVHTYDVSRKENFQMRAVLMWTISDFPAYGMLSGWTTHGRLSCPYCQDNTDAFQLKNGRKTCWFDCHRRFLPHDHPYRKSKTLFTKNKRVFDSPPEEVSGKKLKEQLRDFGADRTPDVGGNGHEPIYGVGENHNWHKKSIFWDLPYWETHLLRHCLDVMHIEKNFFDNLMNTILDVQGKTKDNLKSRLDLVDICARPELHVDEHGKGPIPIYRLDATAKEEFFDWITHSVKFPDGYASSLRNCVDKSEGKFTGLKSHDCHVMMQRLLPFAFSALLPRNVHEATAGISAFFRDLCSRSLTSDGIRNLEVKIPVILCNLEKIFPPSFFDVMEHLAIHLAREAALGGPVQYRWMYLYERFMFHLKKKVKNLSKVEGSIVAQCINEETSNFAEYYFPSEVRTKSRRPARHDDRGERATYYVYVPNMFTQIGRHSGKSTDRILTVAEHAHLHTYLLTNCEDILEYESIYLAEMRLKYPDATEEQLEQLKQNNFATWLSDYVSHCLAIGHPPKDWLREIVCGPKFVAKSYPRYCTRGYAFRVLKENTVRRTIDCGVSSSSGDDVYYGNVREILEIQYPGMIGMRCIVFNCEWYDNVVGRGVSTDAFGVTSVHSRRRLDFYDPFILASQADQVCYIRYPRIRQRNDPWIVVMSINPRSRVQGVFDPLQQQLTEEDGEIGEFDEDNSDSSCSSSDNSSDGE